In one Brassica oleracea var. oleracea cultivar TO1000 chromosome C9, BOL, whole genome shotgun sequence genomic region, the following are encoded:
- the LOC106314130 gene encoding uncharacterized protein LOC106314130: MALNVRNKLGFIDSTIRKPPPTSRDSGSWSRCNDMVATWLMNSVSKNIGQSLLFMSTAESIWNNLMSRFKQDDAPRVFETEQRLSSLTQGSLDVSAYYTELITLWEEYKNYIELLVYTCCRCECNAALLWEQMQQRGRVMKFLMGLNEAYEPTRRHILMLKPIPPIEEVFNIVAQDERHRNIKPPLKTDYVAIQAT, from the coding sequence ATGGCTCTCAACGTTCGCAATAAACTAGGTTTTATTGACAGTACGATTCGTAAACCTCCTCCTACTAGTCGTGACTCTGGATCTTGGTCAAGATGTAACGATATGGTAGCTACCTGGCTTATGAACTCGGTTTCTAAGAATATAGGCCAGAGTTTGTTGTTCATGTCTACTGCGGAATCTATTTGGAACAATCTGATGTCACGTTTCAAACAAGATGATGCTCCTCGCGTTTTCGAGACTGAACAACGTCTCAGTAGTCTTACACAGGGATCTCTTGATGTTAGTGCTTACTATACTGAATTGATTACCTTGTGGGAAGAATACAAGAATTATATCGAATTGCTTGTTTACACATGTTGTCGTTGTGAGTGCAATGCAGCTTTGTTGTGGGAACAGATGCAGCAGCGAGGACGCGTCATGAAGTTCCTGATGGGGTTGAATGAGGCTTATGAACCGACGCGTCGTCACATTCTCATGTTGAAGCCTATTCCTCCCATTGAAGAGGTTTTCAACATTGTTGCTCAAGATGAGAGACATAGGAACATCAAACCACCTCTTAAGACAGATTATGTAGCCATTCAAGCTACTTGA